One window of Verrucomicrobiia bacterium genomic DNA carries:
- a CDS encoding ATP-binding protein has product MIFHSIRWRVQAWHGLILVLVLAAFGFTAYHVARDNQLRRIDQDLGQRFMALFRPPPPLERHFERAPGPPPESEPQPSSERPHVLRRFDFDAFLARIQETIQQNAQQTAGIESGQTNAYYYVLWGQNGSVLARSPATPAGVVFPERFSSAKDAASQAAEDSGPWGMRHKGPVPPAAWTRGQYREAFSFLPGGECVLVGRSIAPDLAAMHRLAFWLIIAGAGVLVLGLAGGWWVASRAIRPIEDISATAMKIAAGDLSQRINAADTESELGRLAGILNSTFGRLEAAFAHQARFTSDASHELRTPVAVILSKTQTVLSRQRAPGEYREALETCQRAAQRMRSLTESLLALARLDAGQEPLKREKFDLSRVARDSVELVRPLAVERGIELHCDLPAVECVGDPDRIGQVATNLLTNAIQFNRERGEVRVRAKAENGAASLIVTDSGQGIPAEDLPHIFERFYRVDKSRSRVQGSTGLGLAICKAVADAHGGVIEVSSQPGSGSTFRLILPEFCSFPL; this is encoded by the coding sequence ATGATTTTTCATTCCATCCGGTGGAGGGTGCAGGCCTGGCACGGGTTGATTCTGGTGCTGGTGCTGGCGGCATTTGGATTCACCGCTTACCATGTGGCGCGCGACAACCAGTTGCGCCGGATTGATCAGGACCTGGGCCAAAGATTTATGGCCTTGTTCCGTCCACCGCCACCGCTCGAACGCCACTTCGAGCGCGCCCCGGGACCACCGCCAGAGTCCGAGCCACAGCCCTCCTCAGAGCGGCCACATGTCTTGCGTCGATTTGATTTTGATGCGTTCCTGGCCCGGATTCAGGAGACGATTCAGCAAAATGCGCAACAAACAGCGGGGATAGAGTCTGGCCAAACCAACGCCTATTATTACGTGCTTTGGGGGCAAAACGGTTCCGTTCTGGCTCGGTCACCGGCAACACCGGCCGGCGTCGTATTTCCGGAGCGCTTTAGTTCTGCCAAGGACGCAGCGTCACAGGCCGCGGAAGATTCGGGGCCTTGGGGCATGCGACACAAAGGGCCAGTGCCTCCGGCGGCCTGGACGCGCGGCCAATACCGGGAGGCGTTCTCCTTTTTACCTGGCGGTGAGTGCGTGCTGGTAGGCCGTTCAATTGCGCCGGACCTGGCGGCTATGCATCGGTTAGCTTTTTGGCTGATCATTGCCGGGGCAGGCGTTCTGGTGCTGGGATTGGCCGGCGGCTGGTGGGTGGCCTCCCGCGCGATTCGTCCCATCGAAGACATCAGCGCCACCGCCATGAAAATCGCCGCCGGAGACCTCTCACAGCGCATCAACGCTGCCGATACCGAGAGCGAACTGGGCCGCCTGGCGGGAATCCTCAACTCGACTTTTGGCCGCCTGGAAGCCGCCTTCGCGCACCAGGCCCGCTTTACCTCCGATGCCTCCCATGAGCTACGCACACCCGTTGCGGTCATCCTTTCCAAAACTCAGACCGTTTTGTCCCGACAGCGCGCCCCAGGCGAGTACCGTGAGGCCCTTGAGACCTGCCAGCGCGCCGCGCAACGCATGCGCTCGCTAACTGAGTCGCTTCTGGCACTCGCGCGCCTCGATGCGGGTCAGGAACCGCTCAAGCGCGAGAAGTTCGACCTCTCCCGAGTGGCGCGAGACAGCGTCGAGTTGGTCCGCCCATTGGCAGTTGAGCGGGGCATTGAGTTACATTGCGACCTGCCGGCGGTGGAATGTGTTGGGGACCCGGATCGAATCGGGCAGGTAGCCACCAACCTTCTGACCAATGCCATCCAGTTTAATCGGGAGCGCGGCGAGGTGCGCGTCCGCGCGAAGGCCGAGAACGGCGCCGCATCCCTGATCGTCACCGATTCCGGACAAGGCATACCGGCCGAGGACCTCCCGCATATTTTCGAGCGTTTTTACCGGGTGGATAAATCCCGTTCCCGCGTTCAGGGCAGCACTGGCCTGGGCCTGGCAATTTGCAAGGCGGTGGCAGATGCTCATGGTGGAGTCATCGAGGTTTCCAGCCAACCGGGCAGTGGCAGCACCTTTCGGCTGATCTTGCCAGAGTTTTGTTCCTTTCCTCTGTAA
- a CDS encoding MBL fold metallo-hydrolase, with product MNTGGVAATNCFLIADNSSREAVLFDAPDHTTQPLLDEAAQRGLRLAGLWLTHGHFDHFADHAVVKEKFPQAKILIHALDEPKAEHPEVQTRLFGLPFSIPPLAADGHVTDEQQLKIGALGVQVIHTPGHSPGHVAYYLPAEGLLVGGDLIIGGSVGRTDLPDSDHSELEKSIRRVMALPPATRLLGGHGPPTTLEQERRENPYVQQALG from the coding sequence ATGAACACCGGCGGTGTGGCTGCTACCAATTGCTTTCTCATTGCAGATAACTCGAGCCGCGAGGCGGTCTTATTTGACGCGCCGGACCACACAACCCAACCGCTGCTGGATGAAGCTGCCCAGCGCGGCTTGCGCCTGGCGGGCCTGTGGCTGACCCACGGCCATTTCGACCACTTCGCCGATCATGCGGTGGTGAAAGAAAAATTTCCGCAGGCAAAAATCCTCATCCACGCCCTCGATGAACCAAAGGCGGAGCATCCCGAGGTCCAGACGCGCCTGTTTGGGCTGCCGTTTTCCATCCCACCGCTGGCTGCTGATGGGCACGTCACCGATGAGCAGCAACTCAAGATCGGCGCCTTGGGTGTCCAAGTGATTCACACCCCCGGCCATTCGCCCGGCCACGTCGCCTACTACCTGCCCGCCGAAGGCCTCCTGGTGGGCGGCGACCTTATCATCGGCGGCTCGGTCGGGCGCACGGACCTGCCGGATTCGGATCACTCGGAATTGGAAAAGTCGATTCGGCGTGTCATGGCCTTGCCCCCAGCCACTCGATTGCTCGGCGGTCATGGGCCGCCGACAACCCTCGAACAGGAGCGACGGGAAAACCCCTATGTCCAGCAGGCGCTAGGGTAA
- a CDS encoding amidase: MNRRNFFSALGGLTSLGVASFAQEGLAAQPTASSFRIRPFEFDEVAIAQLQKLQTNGKASARVIAKRYLARIAEVDRRGPALNAVIELNPDVLAIAESLDKERAAKGPRGPLHGVPVLIKDNIATHDRMTTTAGSLALSGSIPPRDSFVAQKLREAGAVILGKTNLSEWANFRGSLSTSGWSGRGGQTRNPYVLDRNPSGSSSGSAVAVAANLCAIAVGTETDGSILSPSSFNGIVGIKPTLGLISRSGIIPIAHSQDTAGPMARSVTDAAILLGALAGTDPRDPATASSSSQADTDYTRHLGPDGLRGARLGVARNFFGFHPGVDALVQSALDLMRAGGAELIDPVDLEKPSELERAEIEVLRYEMKTDMNEYLAQLGPNAPVRTLRDIIEFNERHRAEELKWFGQEELIKSQAKGPLTEPRYIEALATCRRLARTEGIDAAMDEHHLDAIVAPTSGPAHVTDCVLGDHGLGDSTTPAAVAGYPSITVPAGFIFGLPVGLSIFGRAWSEPKLLRIAYGFEQASKARRPPRFLGTLKNR; encoded by the coding sequence ATGAACCGACGAAATTTCTTCTCTGCGCTGGGAGGCCTTACCAGCTTGGGTGTGGCGTCTTTTGCCCAGGAGGGCCTTGCGGCACAGCCCACGGCTTCCTCTTTCCGCATTCGCCCCTTTGAGTTCGATGAGGTGGCCATCGCCCAATTGCAAAAGCTTCAGACTAATGGCAAAGCGTCTGCCCGCGTGATTGCAAAAAGGTACTTGGCGCGGATTGCGGAGGTGGACCGTCGCGGCCCGGCCCTGAACGCAGTCATTGAGCTTAATCCAGATGTCCTGGCCATCGCTGAATCGCTCGACAAAGAACGCGCCGCCAAGGGCCCTCGCGGCCCGCTCCACGGCGTGCCTGTGCTCATTAAAGATAACATCGCTACACATGACCGGATGACCACCACCGCCGGGTCGCTGGCCCTGTCTGGCTCCATCCCGCCGCGCGATTCGTTTGTGGCGCAGAAACTCCGCGAGGCGGGGGCCGTCATTCTGGGCAAGACGAACCTGAGCGAATGGGCCAACTTCCGCGGCTCACTCTCGACCAGCGGCTGGAGCGGACGCGGCGGGCAAACGCGTAACCCGTATGTTCTGGATCGCAATCCCTCGGGGTCGAGTTCCGGCTCGGCCGTTGCAGTGGCGGCCAATCTCTGCGCTATCGCAGTGGGGACTGAAACCGACGGCTCGATTCTTTCGCCCTCATCCTTTAACGGCATCGTCGGTATCAAGCCGACTCTGGGCCTGATCAGCCGCTCGGGAATTATCCCGATTGCACACAGTCAGGACACCGCCGGGCCGATGGCGCGCTCCGTAACCGATGCAGCGATTCTTTTAGGGGCCCTGGCCGGAACGGACCCGCGCGACCCGGCTACCGCTTCGAGCAGCAGCCAGGCTGATACCGATTACACGCGCCATCTCGGCCCGGACGGCTTGCGCGGCGCGCGCCTGGGTGTCGCCCGCAATTTCTTTGGGTTCCATCCCGGTGTGGATGCCCTGGTCCAATCGGCTTTGGACCTGATGCGGGCTGGAGGCGCCGAACTGATTGACCCAGTGGATTTGGAAAAGCCCTCGGAACTCGAGCGAGCTGAGATCGAAGTGTTGCGCTATGAAATGAAGACCGACATGAATGAGTATCTTGCCCAACTCGGTCCCAACGCCCCGGTGCGAACGCTCCGGGACATCATCGAGTTCAACGAGCGCCATCGTGCCGAGGAGTTGAAGTGGTTTGGCCAGGAAGAGCTGATTAAGTCTCAAGCCAAGGGACCTTTGACAGAGCCGCGTTACATCGAGGCCCTGGCAACCTGCCGCCGCCTGGCGCGGACTGAAGGGATCGACGCCGCCATGGACGAGCATCATCTGGATGCCATTGTTGCCCCTACTTCCGGCCCCGCTCACGTAACGGATTGTGTACTGGGGGATCACGGCTTGGGCGACAGCACCACCCCGGCGGCGGTTGCAGGTTATCCGAGCATCACTGTGCCCGCGGGATTTATTTTTGGACTGCCGGTGGGGCTCTCAATCTTCGGACGGGCATGGAGCGAGCCGAAGCTCTTGCGCATTGCCTATGGTTTCGAACAAGCCTCGAAAGCGCGCCGGCCTCCGAGGTTCCTGGGCACGCTGAAGAACCGCTAA
- a CDS encoding asparaginase domain-containing protein, producing the protein MKLKFFTTGGTIDKVYFDATSEFQVGPPQVLDVLKEANVAFEYEIESILRKDSLELTDADRLLIRERVHGEPLSRIVITHGTDTMVQTARILAGIPNKTIVLTGSMQPARFRLTDAIFNIGSAITAVQSLPAGVYIVMNGRIFDPFKTRKNREKNKFEEDASESPPAF; encoded by the coding sequence ATGAAACTCAAGTTCTTCACCACGGGCGGTACGATTGACAAAGTCTATTTCGACGCCACAAGTGAGTTCCAAGTCGGCCCGCCTCAGGTCCTGGATGTCCTCAAAGAAGCCAATGTCGCATTCGAGTATGAGATTGAATCCATCCTGCGCAAAGACAGCTTGGAGCTGACGGATGCCGACCGGCTCCTGATTCGGGAACGAGTCCACGGCGAGCCTCTTTCGCGGATCGTCATCACACACGGCACCGATACCATGGTCCAGACTGCCCGAATCCTCGCAGGCATCCCGAATAAAACCATCGTTCTGACCGGCTCAATGCAGCCCGCTCGCTTTCGGCTCACCGATGCCATCTTCAATATCGGCTCCGCTATCACCGCGGTCCAGAGTTTGCCCGCCGGGGTTTACATCGTCATGAACGGACGGATTTTTGATCCTTTCAAGACGAGGAAAAATCGAGAAAAAAACAAGTTCGAGGAGGATGCCTCAGAGTCCCCGCCGGCGTTTTAA
- a CDS encoding FHA domain-containing protein: MPKLVLLSAGMTGRTHELKADKTTIGRVEDNTFQIAEPSVSSHHCEVLLRGNDIVVHDLNSTNGTFINGEKVAESPIKPGQILRLGQIEMRLETDNASAAPKKLDQTMVMQRGVSLTELEQTARGIGFDTKGTGFSKKDNSVNKIVITVCVILGVVIAVLLLYVFAIAGK, from the coding sequence ATGCCCAAACTTGTTCTCTTGAGCGCCGGAATGACGGGCCGTACCCACGAACTCAAGGCCGACAAAACCACCATTGGCCGAGTGGAGGACAACACCTTTCAAATCGCCGAGCCCTCGGTTTCGAGTCATCATTGCGAAGTGCTCCTGCGCGGCAATGACATCGTCGTGCACGACCTCAACTCCACCAATGGCACTTTCATCAATGGAGAAAAAGTTGCCGAAAGCCCAATCAAACCTGGGCAAATCCTGCGTTTGGGGCAGATCGAAATGCGTTTGGAAACCGACAATGCGTCGGCGGCCCCCAAAAAGCTGGACCAAACGATGGTCATGCAGAGAGGGGTGAGCTTGACAGAGCTGGAACAAACCGCTCGCGGCATCGGATTTGATACCAAAGGGACCGGCTTCTCGAAGAAAGACAACAGCGTCAACAAAATCGTGATTACCGTCTGCGTCATCCTGGGAGTGGTGATTGCCGTTTTACTCCTGTACGTCTTTGCGATCGCCGGCAAGTAG
- the carA gene encoding glutamine-hydrolyzing carbamoyl-phosphate synthase small subunit: protein MRAILALEDGSLFHGEGFGARASACGEVCFNTSMTGYQEILTDPSYKGQIVTMTYPLIGNYGVNQQDAESWRPHVGGFVIRELSPVVSNWRADRSLAEYLEQNGIPAIQGVDTRALTKKLRVRGALNGFISTEDISDLEALRRAKEWPGLVGVDYVREVTHKDPFLWDEPDEQSASFKLVQGTAGQAQGEPLPPADIPIVAYDYGMKYNILRRLRQQGLRVQVVPATTPAAEALTHKPAGIFLSNGPGDPAALDYAVRAVSDLVQTGIPMFGICLGHQILGQAFGGKTFKLKFGHRGANQPVKDMQSGRVEITAQNHGFAVDPKTLPPEVAVDRINLNDQTVEGMRHKRKPIFCVQYHPEASPGPHDSTPLFARFRALIEKGEA from the coding sequence ATGAGAGCGATTCTTGCTTTGGAAGATGGGTCCCTTTTCCACGGGGAAGGCTTCGGCGCGCGCGCCTCAGCCTGCGGCGAGGTGTGTTTCAATACCTCGATGACCGGTTACCAGGAGATTTTAACCGACCCTTCCTACAAAGGACAAATTGTGACGATGACCTACCCGCTCATTGGCAATTACGGGGTCAACCAGCAAGACGCCGAATCCTGGCGCCCGCACGTGGGTGGTTTTGTTATTCGTGAATTGTCGCCCGTTGTCAGTAATTGGCGCGCGGACCGCTCCCTGGCCGAGTATCTCGAACAAAACGGCATTCCGGCCATTCAAGGGGTCGATACGCGGGCCTTGACGAAAAAGCTCCGCGTCCGCGGCGCCCTCAATGGGTTTATTTCTACCGAAGACATATCCGATTTGGAAGCGCTGCGCCGCGCAAAGGAATGGCCGGGCCTTGTGGGGGTCGATTACGTCCGGGAGGTCACTCATAAGGATCCATTTCTTTGGGACGAGCCGGACGAGCAAAGCGCCAGTTTCAAGCTGGTCCAGGGCACGGCGGGGCAGGCCCAGGGTGAGCCGTTGCCTCCAGCCGACATTCCGATTGTCGCTTATGACTATGGGATGAAGTACAATATTCTGCGCCGCTTGCGCCAGCAGGGGTTGCGTGTTCAAGTCGTTCCGGCCACCACCCCGGCAGCGGAGGCTCTGACGCATAAACCGGCCGGAATTTTCCTCTCGAATGGCCCCGGGGACCCTGCGGCGCTGGATTATGCAGTCCGCGCCGTCAGCGACCTGGTGCAGACGGGCATCCCTATGTTCGGCATCTGCCTTGGGCACCAGATTCTGGGCCAGGCATTTGGCGGCAAGACTTTTAAACTAAAATTTGGCCATCGCGGCGCCAATCAACCCGTCAAAGACATGCAATCGGGCCGGGTCGAAATCACCGCGCAGAACCACGGGTTTGCCGTGGACCCGAAAACATTGCCGCCGGAGGTTGCGGTGGACCGAATTAACCTCAACGACCAGACAGTCGAGGGCATGCGCCACAAACGGAAACCCATTTTCTGTGTGCAGTACCACCCCGAGGCATCCCCAGGGCCCCACGATTCCACACCGCTTTTTGCCCGCTTCCGCGCATTGATCGAAAAGGGCGAGGCCTAA
- a CDS encoding response regulator transcription factor, producing the protein MRILVVEDEPDLLGSLLQALREEGYAADAAPDGEEGLYKAESNDYDAVVLDIMLPRIDGWELLRRLRKTKKTPVLLLTARDGVRDRVRGLDTGADDYLVKPFDVAELLARLRALIRRSAHEVEPVLEIGNVRIDTVARTVSRGSEPVILTAREYSLVEFLALHRGKVVTRTMLYEHLFDENDSTLSNLLDVHVSNIRKKLGHEFITTRRGHGYCIGVP; encoded by the coding sequence ATGAGAATCCTGGTCGTTGAAGACGAACCCGACCTTTTAGGCAGCCTTTTGCAAGCGCTGCGGGAAGAGGGGTATGCCGCCGACGCCGCCCCCGATGGGGAGGAGGGGTTATACAAAGCGGAGAGTAACGACTATGACGCCGTAGTGCTGGATATCATGCTGCCGCGCATCGATGGTTGGGAACTGCTGCGCCGCTTGCGCAAGACAAAAAAGACGCCGGTTCTGCTGCTCACGGCGCGCGATGGGGTGCGCGACCGGGTGCGTGGTCTGGATACCGGCGCCGACGATTACCTGGTCAAGCCATTCGATGTCGCGGAATTGCTGGCGCGCTTGCGGGCGCTCATCCGCCGGTCCGCCCATGAAGTAGAGCCGGTTTTGGAAATCGGCAATGTGCGGATCGATACGGTCGCCCGGACAGTCTCGCGCGGAAGCGAGCCGGTCATCCTGACGGCGCGGGAGTATTCGCTGGTGGAGTTCCTGGCCCTGCACCGGGGCAAAGTGGTTACGCGCACTATGCTCTACGAGCATCTTTTCGACGAGAACGACAGCACGCTTTCCAATCTCCTCGATGTGCATGTATCGAATATCCGCAAGAAACTTGGCCACGAGTTTATTACCACCCGGCGCGGGCACGGGTATTGTATTGGAGTGCCATGA
- the gap gene encoding type I glyceraldehyde-3-phosphate dehydrogenase has protein sequence MAVKVAINGFGRIGRLVFRAMVEQGLVGKEVQVVAVGDIVPADNLAYLLKYDSTQGRFHGTVGSEKSAPDKAEDDVLIVNGQKMNVVSAKDPSQLPWKQLGVDVVIESTGLFTDVEKAKGHLAAGAKKVIISAPAKGDCPTLVMGVNQDKYDPNQHHVVSNASCTTNCLAPLVYVLLKEGFGIDEGLMTTVHSYTATQKTVDGPSKKDWKGGRSAALNLIPSTTGAAKAVGLVLPEVKGKLTGMAFRVPTPTVSVVDLTVRTTKDTSYAEISAAMKKASQTYLKGILEYTEDEVVSSDFIHSKSSSIFDKGSGIELNKRFFKLVSWYDNEWGYSCRVADLLKFMIQKGV, from the coding sequence ATGGCAGTGAAGGTTGCAATTAACGGGTTTGGCCGCATTGGGCGCCTAGTTTTCCGGGCGATGGTCGAACAGGGTCTGGTTGGCAAAGAAGTCCAGGTGGTTGCCGTTGGCGATATCGTCCCGGCGGACAACCTGGCCTATCTCTTAAAATATGATTCCACCCAGGGTCGTTTCCACGGCACCGTGGGTTCCGAGAAATCCGCTCCTGATAAGGCGGAGGACGACGTTCTGATTGTCAACGGGCAAAAGATGAATGTCGTCAGCGCCAAAGATCCCTCGCAATTGCCATGGAAACAGTTGGGTGTGGATGTGGTCATTGAATCCACCGGTTTGTTCACAGACGTTGAGAAGGCCAAAGGCCACCTGGCTGCCGGGGCCAAGAAGGTGATTATCAGCGCTCCTGCCAAAGGGGATTGCCCGACCCTTGTCATGGGCGTGAACCAGGACAAATACGACCCGAACCAGCACCACGTGGTTTCGAATGCCTCCTGCACCACCAATTGCCTGGCGCCGCTGGTTTATGTGCTGCTCAAGGAAGGCTTCGGAATTGATGAGGGCCTCATGACGACAGTCCATTCCTACACCGCCACCCAAAAGACCGTCGATGGCCCCAGCAAGAAAGACTGGAAAGGCGGGCGCTCCGCCGCGTTGAATTTGATTCCCTCGACCACCGGAGCGGCCAAAGCGGTTGGTTTGGTGTTACCGGAAGTCAAAGGCAAGCTCACCGGCATGGCTTTCCGTGTTCCGACACCGACGGTTTCGGTGGTGGACCTTACGGTTCGCACAACCAAGGACACCAGTTATGCGGAGATCAGCGCCGCCATGAAGAAGGCCAGCCAGACCTATCTCAAGGGCATCCTGGAATATACCGAGGACGAGGTGGTCAGCTCGGATTTCATTCACTCGAAATCCTCGTCGATCTTCGATAAGGGTTCCGGCATCGAATTAAACAAGCGCTTCTTCAAGCTCGTGAGCTGGTACGACAACGAGTGGGGCTATAGCTGCCGCGTTGCCGACCTGCTCAAGTTCATGATCCAAAAAGGCGTTTAA